The genomic DNA GGTTCCTCGTCACCGCGCTCCTGCCCGAAGGCCGGACCGATGACGGCCTCGTGCGGCGCCTCTGGAGCGAACTGACCGATGCGCTCGAGACGATCGGCTGCGAACTCTGCGGCGGACACACCGAGATCACCGTCGGCCTGGACCGCCCCATCCTCGTCGGCTGCATGCTCGGCGAAGTGCCTGCGGATCGGCTGGTCGACAAGGCAAACGTGCGCCCCGGCGACCGCCTGCTGCTCACCAAGGGCGTGCCCATCGAGGGAACGGCCATCATGGCCCGCGAACGCGCCGCAGAACTCGGGCAACACTTCCCCGCCGAGGACATCCGCCGCGCGGCCGCCTTCCTGGACGCCCCCGGCATCGGCGTCGTGCCGGAAGCCCTCGCCGCCTGCGACGCCGGTGAGGTGCACGCCATGCACGACCCCACCGAGGGAGGCGTCCTGACCGGCCTGTGGGAACTCGCCCAGGCCGCCGGCTGCGGCCTCCGGGTCGATGAGGATCGCATCCCCGTGCTCGAACCCGGCGGCGCCTTCTGCCGGCACTTCGGGCTCGACCCGCTCGGTACCATCGCCAGCGGCGCGCTGCTGATCTGCGCTCCGCCCGCCGATGCGGAGCGCATCGCCGCGGCCGTTCGCGCACTTGGCGTCGCCTGCACCGACGTCGGCGAGGTCCGCCCGACCGCCGAGGGCGCCGTCCTGCTCCGCGCCGGCCGGCCCGTCCCCTTCCCCATCTACCCCCAGGACGAGATCACGAAGCTCTTCGCCTCCGCCCCGTAGGGCGCCCGGCCCCGCCCGGCGGGCAGGATTGCGCCGGCACGGACGACTGCGGTATCATGCTCGCGCCCACACACCCCCCGCGGAGACATGCGGTGAACTGCCCACGAGACCTGCTTGCCACTGTGATCGTGCTCCTGGTTGCCGCCGGATGCGGCGACGACGGAGCGGCCCAAATCGAGACCGCACGCCTCGCGGCCGAACTGGACGCCGCCCGGGCCGAGCGCGCCACCCTGACGCACGACATCGACGCCCTCCGACACGAGCTACAGACGGTCCGCGACGACCGCGCCCTCCTCGAAGCCCGGCGCGACGCCTTTCAGAAGCGCATCGCCGAACTGGAGGCCGCCGCACAGGCCGCGCCCCCGCCCCCGGAGCCCGCCGCGCCGCCCGCCGACGACCGCCCGCTCCTCGACGCCCGCCGGCAGATGGAGGCCCTCGCCGCCGTCCTGTTCGCACGCGAGCACTACGACGTCGCCCGCCTCGTCGCCCTGACCGCCATCGAACT from Candidatus Brocadiaceae bacterium includes the following:
- a CDS encoding hydrogenase expression/formation protein, which gives rise to MTLPPGKLEPRLLAELLSAIPARDERVVIRPAVGRDVCAIDMGNGRCLVAKTDPVTFATDRIGWYVVHVNANDLATVGARPRWFLVTALLPEGRTDDGLVRRLWSELTDALETIGCELCGGHTEITVGLDRPILVGCMLGEVPADRLVDKANVRPGDRLLLTKGVPIEGTAIMARERAAELGQHFPAEDIRRAAAFLDAPGIGVVPEALAACDAGEVHAMHDPTEGGVLTGLWELAQAAGCGLRVDEDRIPVLEPGGAFCRHFGLDPLGTIASGALLICAPPADAERIAAAVRALGVACTDVGEVRPTAEGAVLLRAGRPVPFPIYPQDEITKLFASAP